One Pieris napi chromosome 13, ilPieNapi1.2, whole genome shotgun sequence genomic window carries:
- the LOC125055183 gene encoding uncharacterized protein LOC125055183 encodes MDEKQEYHDPDYPEAPVCVKEEPPMFTEEERISKICQIVQREFTNEVQERENEVTLIDQRMSTARRYLHQLRYTLVNNYYKEQKLQLSYSHIADDIAAQTEPRAKSEVAHLLRDSQRRLHPSLRKLLGKKTADLDEIFKFRGPRNSRKDYSAMVQTRNYTISADSTKSLRPEGQEPPIAEPSTTKPKKIPRHIEPKVENVVTLHEATRNKMKHRYRIIIGNTSKYAPPASRMDKSTHKWLLYVRGPPNRPDLSSILTELTARLHHSYAPHHIVTLRKPPFHISRRGWGEFPVKLDLHFPHPEMNRPTTVTHNIKLDRQYTGLQTLGAETVVDVWLYSTPDMIKFEYKDDDTHLPKTDNHTDTQANTETDTQAESQDTGQCTEIKEEPPEFEQNENDNWLDFFEKPTAVSVDEMIIKDIKKEDSQESSPTRKEVTKETLDESSLPIDVKRARKKRIMKYMDPKTGKIYYLEMDRELDLTKVQEIVFNSKGNVQTAKISPIKSNGLKKVRRGVSLLKPEVKNLQKIESLPSHIENDHCYLGYNFYNRKRDTLLDDFKKVIPKFRNVRQTVSYLLKKIPLISGEVKNNDFVKCFPFVVENSERYWKLDFAKRRNIEWSRAKLINKLLMAHYPDTESIWRTKQILIFARLHGYYPIRLENMHSPRDRPTDDWCSWNDIENNRKLESNIKEMFPSACDVTSLSKFDVDSYKVSDDVVVSDSDEEIDVLSDKKVKVRSVSETEVSLSALPVDSDDRLRFLYIERMCADIGIELRNEDVGNGYSYSAVHAVMLSAMRSFADQLVRDSLAVKLMEGASSHHPPPTWSGSSSRIPVQLEHVYRAASRLPHVANTALGTTPKQTYTI; translated from the exons ATGGACGAAAAGCAAGAATATCATGATCCTGACTATCCGGAAGCACCGGTTTGTGTTAAAGAAGAACCGCCGATGTTTACCGAAGAAGAGAGAATCAGTAAAATTTGTCAAATTGTACAGCGGGAGTTTACTAACGAAGTGCAAGAGAGGGAAAACGAAGTTACTCTTATTGATCAAAG AATGTCAACAGCCCGCCGCTACTTACATCAACTGAGATATACTCTGGTGAATAATTACTACAAAGAACAGAAGTTGCAACTGTCATACAGCCATATTGCAGATGACATTGCAGCACAGACAGAACCTAGAGCCAAATCAGAG GTGGCGCATCTATTGCGCGATAGTCAGAGAAGGTTGCATCCGTCTTTAAGAAAACTTTTGGGAAAGAAAACCGCTGATCTGGATGAAATTTTCAAGTTCAGAGGGCCCAGAAATTCCAGAAAAGATTATTCT GCAATGGTCCAAACCCGTAATTATACCATATCCGCTGACTCTACAAAGTCCCTGAGACCTGAGGGCCAAGAGCCACCGATCGCCGAGCCTTCGACCACTAAACCCAAGAAGATACCTCGCCATATTGAGCCTAAAGTAGAAAATGTAGTCACTCTTCACGAAGCCACTAGGAATAAGATGAAACATCGTTATAGAATTATTATTG GCAACACATCAAAATATGCCCCCCCGGCATCTCGCATGGACAAGTCGACCCACAAGTGGCTTCTGTACGTCCGCGGTCCCCCAAACCGGCCCGACTTGAGCTCCATACTGACGGAACTCACGGCCAGGCTTCACCATTCCTATGCACCTCACCATATTGTTACCTTACG GAAACCTCCCTTCCACATATCGCGTCGTGGGTGGGGCGAGTTCCCCGTGAAGCTGGATTTGCATTTCCCTCATCCAGAGATGAATCGTCCCACCACAGTCACACACAACATTAAATTGGATCGTCAGTACACCGGATTGCAGACATTGG gAGCCGAAACTGTCGTCGACGTCTGGCTCTACAGCACCCCTGATATGATTAAGTTTGAATACAAAGACGACGACACACATTTACCTAAAACAGATAACCACACAGACACACAAGCGAATACAGAAACAGATACGCAGGCGGAGAGCCAAGACACCGGCCAATGTACAGAGATAAAAGAGGAGCCCCCAGAGTTTGAGCAGAATGAAAATGACAACTGGCTAGACTTTTTCGAGAAACCGACCGCCGTCAGCGTGGACGAGATGATTATTAAGGACATCAAAAAAGAAGATTCTCAGGAATCTTCACCGACGAGGAAAGAAGTGACCAAAGAAACGCTCGACGAGTCCAGCTTACCGATCGACGTGAAGCGAGCGCGGAAGAAGAGAATCATGAAGTACATGGATCCGAAGACGGGCAAAATTTACTATCTGGAAATGGATAGAGAGCTCGACTTGACCAAAGTACAGGAAATCGTGTTTAATTCGAAAGGAAACGTCCAAACGGCGAAAATCAGCCCGATCAAAAGCAACGGGCTCAAAAAGGTCAGGAGAGGCGTGTCGCTCCTGAAGCCCGAGGTGAAGAATCTACAGAAGATAGAGAGTCTCCCGAGTCACATAGAGAACGATCACTGCTACTTGGGATACAACTTCTACAACCGCAAAAGGGACACTCTCCTGGATGACTTCAAAAAAGTCATTCCGAAGTTCCGGAACGTCCGACAAACCGTCAGTTATTTGTTGAAGAAGATACCGCTCATTAGCGGTGAGGTCAAGAATAATGATTTCGTTAAGTGTTTTCCGTTCGTCGTGGAGAACAGTGAACGGTATTGGAAGTTGGATTTTGCGAAACGAAGGAATATCGAG tGGTCCAGAGCGAAGCTGATCAACAAATTGCTAATGGCCCACTACCCAGACACGGAGTCGATATGGCGGACGAAACAAATACTCATCTTCGCCAGACTCCACGGCTACTATCCGATACGATTGGAAAACATGCATTCACCCCGAGACAGACCGACGGACGACTGGTGCTCGTGGAACGACATTGAAAATAATAGGAAACTGGAATCCAACATCAAAGAGATGTTCCCGTCTGCCTGTGACGTCACGTCGCTGTCGAAGTTCGACGTCGACAGTTACAAAGTGTCAGATGACGTAGTGGTGTCGGATAGCGATGAAGAAATAGATGTTCTAAGTGACAAGAAAGTGAAAGTGAGAAGTGTTAGTGAAACTGAAGTGAGCTTAAGTGCATTACCGGTGGACAGTGACGACAGACTTAGGTTTCTATACATTGAACGGATGTGTGCGGACATTGGAATAGAGTTAAGGAATGAAGATGTGGGGAATGGGTATTCATATAG TGCCGTCCACGCCGTGATGTTATCAGCGATGCGCAGCTTCGCAGACCAGTTGGTGCGGGATTCTCTGGCTGTGAAACTGATGGAAGGCGCATCCTCACATCATCCACCTCCCACTTGGAGCGG GTCGTCGTCCCGAATCCCCGTCCAGTTGGAACACGTGTATCGAGCTGCTTCGCGTTTGCCCCACGTCGCCAACACCGCGCTGGGCACCACTCCCAAACAGacttatacaatataa
- the LOC125055192 gene encoding BTB/POZ domain-containing protein 10 yields the protein MSDTQARGQQAMLDSRRPFFYPDSSSDTEEYRRDSEERRKRLSRRNISNVRRPNMMSKTQSPNAPIPSTSSQEPKIDKKNPIGEDRITLVVDNTRFVVDPAQFTAHPNTMLGRMFSSGIDFTHTNERGEYEVAEGISATVFRAILEYYRGGTIRCPPTVSVQELREACDYLLVPFDANTVRCQNLRGLLHELSNEGARRQFETFLERLILPLMVESAQRGDRECHVVVLLDDDSVEWDEEYPPQMGDEYSQTVLSTPLYRFFKYIENRDVAKQVMKERGLKKIRLGVEGYPTYKEKVRKRPGGRAEVIYNYVQRPFIHMSWEKEEAKSRHVDFQCFKSKSVTNLAEATADPVTELEPVRAREEVEAPENPEEQPEEQ from the exons ATGTCTGATACACAGGCGAGGGGCCAGCAGGCCATGTTAGATTCCAGACGTCCGTTCTTCTACCCAGACAGCAGTAGTGATACAGAGGAGTATAGAAGGGACAGCGAAGAGCGTCGCAAGAGATTATCTAGACGCAACATTTCTAACGTACGTAGACCAAATATGATGTCGAAAACTCAGTCTCCTAATGCACCTATACCATCCACTTCCAGTCAAGAACCGAAGATAGACAAGAAGAATCCCATCGGTGAAGACAGAATAACTTTAGTAGTTGATAATACTAGATTTGTTGTTGATCCTGCTCAATTCACTGCACATCCAAATACAATGCTTGGAAGAATGTTTAGTTCAG gcATAGACTTCACACATACCAATGAGCGTGGAGAATATGAAGTGGCTGAGGGCATCTCGGCCACAGTGTTCAGAGCAATTCTAGAGTACTATAGAGGTGGCACTATCCGCTGCCCTCCAACAGTCTCTGTGCAAGAGCTAAGGGAGGCTTGTGATTATCTCCTGGTGCCTTTTGATGCCAATACTGTGAGGTGTCAG AATCTCAGAGGCCTTCTTCATGAACTATCAAATGAAGGAGCTCGCCGTCAATTTGAGACATTCCTGGAGCGTCTTATTCTACCACTGATGGTGGAATCTGCTCAGCGTGGTGACAGAGAGTGCCATGTAGTAGTGCTATTGGATGATGACTCCGTGGAATGGGATGAGGAGTATCCTCCCCAAATGGGAGATGAGTACAGTCAAACAGTACTTTCCACTCCATTGTACCGATTCTTTAAGTATATTGAAAATAG AGACGTCGCGAAACAAGTAATGAAAGAGCGCGGTCTTAAGAAAATCCGTTTAGGCGTCGAAGGCTACCCTACTTACAAGGAGAAAGTCCGCAAAAGGCCGGGAGGCCGCGCTGAAGTGATATACAACTATGTGCAGCGGCCCTTTATTCACATGTCCTGGGAGAAGGAGGAAGCTAAAAGCCGACATGTGGACTTCCAATGTTTTAAATCGAAATCCGTCACTAATTTGGCTGAAGCTACTGCAGATCCTGTTACCG AATTGGAGCCGGTCAGGGCCCGTGAAGAGGTGGAGGCACCGGAGAACCCCGAAGAGCAGCCGGAGGAG